CGGACATGCCCTGCTTGGCGAAGTGGAGCGCCGCGTTCGCATTCTGGGCGGCAGAAAGCTGTTTCTGGAAACCTCCTCCCGGGGACAGTATGCGCCGACCAGAGGGTTTTATTTGTCGAACGGCTACCGGGAAGAGGCCCGACTTCGGGACTACTATGCGCCGGGCGAGGACTGCCTTGCGTTTGCCAAGGCCTTGAAAGCAACCAGCAAAGAGCAGCCGGAGGCTTGCTATGAAGAAGACAAGTGGAATGACCAAGGTCAGCGGCCTTGTCCAGACCTGGCTCGGCAGTGAAGACGAGCAGGACGTGCTCGTGATCGCCGCGTCCGGGCGTGAACGCTACCTTGTCGATCCGGGCAGGGTCGCCTCGGAACTCAAGGGATACGAAGGCGAATGGGTGGAGGCCGTCGGTGTGGTCCGCCGCGAGGAAGGCAACCTGCATATTGCCTTGCGTTCCTTCTATACTCTGGATGATGACGACTGGGATGATGACGACTGGTAGGCTGTTGTCGGACTGACTCGTGATGTTGAAAAAGACCGGCAGGGAGGTGCTGCCGGTCTTTTGTCTTGACCCGTTGTCGGGCCTTGGGGGCTGCATGCCTTGCGGCACGGGCGAGGAGATGGACCTGCAAGGGCCGAGGGGGGCAGACCTCGGCCCCGGCCCGTCATTTGGCTTCAGTACATTCGTCCACGAGGTAGAGAATGTTTCTGTACGGCTTTCTGCCGTGCAGGGTCAGGCCGATTTCGCAGGTCCTGGAGGTGCTGTAGCCCTCGGCGCAATCCCGGATTTGCGAGGCGAGGGTGCGCAGGGCCGCAGCATTGAGTTCCGGGTGGGTAAACCCCTTGTCCCCGGAAAATCCGCAGCAGAATATCTTTTCGGGAATCACTACCTTGGTGACGCATTTTTCCGCAACTTCCCGGAATTTTTCCACCAGACCCATCTCACGCATGGAACAGGTCGCATGGATGGCCACGGCGCGGTTTTTGCGCGTGAAGTGCAGCTTGTCCGCGAGATGCTTGAGCACGAATTCCACGGGCTCCAGCAGTTCCAGTCGCTTGTCCAGCGTCTTGCGCATCCGCAACAGGCACGGGCTGGTGTCGCAGAGAACCGGAATCCTGCCGTTGTCGGTTTCGCGGAGCAGCACTTCATTCAGTTCCGCGGACTTGGCGTCGGCTTCCTCGAACAGTCCCTTGGTCTCGAACGCCTTGCCGCAGCACAGACCGTTGGTCTTGTCCGGGATGATTACCTGAAAGCCCGCGCGTTCCAGCAGGCGCAGAGCTACGTCCACAAGCGGTTCGTCCTTGTGCTGCCCGTCATCGGCATATCCCATGGTGCGCACGGCGCAGGACGGGAAGTAGACCACGGTGTTCGGGCGTTTGTCCGGATTGGGTGCGGGCAACTTGGCTCCGCCCTTGAGGTGGACTTCACGCAGGTCGGGCAGGGTCATGCCCGAGAGCTTTCTGCCCAGAGGTGCGGTTTTGGTGGCAAGGGTGTGGCCCATGAGCCGATGCGCGGCAGAGGCCACATGCAGCATGGTCGAGGCCGAGTTCTGCACCAGCTTGAAGTGCTTGCCGATCTTGTCGGCGATGGAGTGGTGCGACGGACTGGCTGCTTCGTGGCGCAGGGTGCGCATGTATCCGGCGATGTCCAGAGCGAGCGGGCAGCGCGTGGAGCACAGACCGTCCGTGGCACACAGGTCGCGGCCTTTTGCGTCGAACAGCGCCTGCCACTTGTCCGCCTTTTCATCCTCTCCGGACCGGCGTAGGCCTGCAATGGCACGCAGCACGTAGATGCGCTGGCGCGAGGAAAGGCCCACTTCCCGCGACGGACAGACGTATTCGCAGAATCCGCAATCCACGCAGGTGTCGATGGTCGGATCCACGGGACCGGCATACTTGAGATTGGTCAGGTGGCAGCGCGGATCGTCGTTCAGGATCACGTTGGGGTTGAGCAGGCCTTCAGGATCGATGGTCTTTTTCAGGTCCTGCATGACCTTGTACAGATCGTCGCCCCATTCCAGACGCACGAACGGAGCCACGGCCCGGCCCGTGCCGTGTTCGGCCTTGAGCGCACCGCCCAGTGACAGCACCTTGTCGCCCACTTCGTCGAGCAGGTCGCTCAGGCGGCGCAGGGATTCGGGATCATTGAGCTTGAGCGGGATGGAGAAATGGATGTTGCCGTGCAGGGCATGGCCGTGCACCCCGGTTCCCGGAAATCCGTGCTTGGTGGTGATGTCCACGAAGGCGTTGCAGGCTTCGGGCAGATTCTTGATGGGTACGCAATAGTCTTCGGAATAGGCGAATTCGTCTGGATTGCGGGTGCCGGCGAGGATCGGGAACAGGGCGCGGCGGATGTTCCACAGGTTTTCGCACACGTCGTGGTCGGTCACGAATTCGGGCGGGATGGCCACGTCCACCTTGGACAGGGCTTCCAGCACGCTGTCCACGTTCGCCTGAAGTTTCTTTTCGTCTTCTCCGCGCGTTTCCAGAAGCAGGGCACAGCCGGTGTCACCCAGTCCCTGAAGGGAATCCGGGAATTCCGGGAGTTGCATCAATGCGCCGAGGGACACGCAGTTCAGAAATTCCACGGCATACATGTCGCAGCCTTCCTCAAGCCGCAGCACACCCTGAATCGCGTTTTCCAGCGAGGTGAAGCCCACCAGAGCCGTGGCGCGCAGGGGCTTGAGCACGCCGGTGCGCAGGGTGATGTCGTGGATGAAAGCCAGCGTGCCTTCGGAACCGATGATCAGATGCTTGAGTATTTCAACAGGATCGTCATAGTCCGTGAACGCGTTCAGGCTGTATCCGGCCGTATTGCGAATGGAGAACTTGCGCCGGACCTTGGCGTCCATTTCCTCGCTGTCCAGAATGCGCTGGCGCAGGGCCGCGAGCTCGTCGAGCATGTGGGCGTGGCTCTTGCGGAATGCGGCAACATTGGACGGATCGGCTGTATCCACGGTGGCGCCGTCCGCCAGCGTGAAATGCAGGTCCGTCATCATGTGGTAGATGTTCTTGTCGATGGTGCAGCTCAGGCCTGCTGCATTGGTGGAGGCCATGCCGCCGATGAACGCGCTGTTCACCGAGGAGGGGTCCGAGGTCAGGAGCCTGCGATAGGGCTTCAAGGCTTCGTTGATGTCGCCGCCCACGGCGCAGCAGCCCGCGCGTACGCGGTCGCCGTTGTCAAGGATTTCGATGCGCTTCCACTGGTCGCCGATCAGCCGGACCGTGACGTCCTCGGCAATGGTCTGGCCGCTCACGCCGGTGCCCGCACCCCGGAAGGTCAGGCTTACCTTGTGGGAGCGTGCGGCCCGCAGCAGGGCCTGCAATTCATCGGTCGTGGTCACGTCGACAACGGCCTTGGCAATGGGCTCGAACGGGCTGCCGTCCACGGAGAATGCCTTGACCAGCATCTCTTCCGTGTGTACCCGCTGTTCCGGGATGGTATTCTTGACATCCTCGACAAATGTATCAATAGGACACATACGAACTCCTTAAAGAACGCAAGGCTCGGGTTCTTTCAAAACTTTTCGGTACATGAAACAAGGTTGCTCTTCCGGTTTTCATCGTATCGTGCGAGGCGGTCTTCCGCCTTGCGGGCCCCAGACGGATGTTGCAGCACCCGTCTGGAGGCCCGATCGCGCCTATACCGCGTTATAGCCGCATTCGAACGCCTTCATGTTGGCGGCTTCGAACTTCTGCTTTCCCTTTTTCCGGAACATGTCGTTCATGCCCTGGATGCCGTCTTCCATGGAGAAGTCGCCAGCCAGCTTGATGATGGCCGCGGCCGCGATGATGTTCGCGCCCCGGGGCTGTCCGATTTCATGCGCCAGCGTGTTGCAGGCCAGTCCGCAGACGGTCACGTCGTCGCGCACGTTCAGGTTGCCGGTCACCATGTCGGTGTTGGCCAGAATGATTCCGCCCGGCTTGACGATGGAGTGGAAGGCATCGAACGAGGGGCCGTTCATGGCCAGCAGGAAGTCGGGTTCCTCCTGAGCCGGGTTGTAGATGGTGTCCTTGCCGTACTTGACCGTGCAGTTGGCGGTGCCGCCGCGCATGGCCGATCCGTAGGACGGAACCCAAGTGGCATTCTGGCCCTTGAAGACCGCGACCTGGGACATGACCAGACCCGAGGTGAGCACGCCCTGTCCGCCGAATCCCGCGTATACTATCTCGCGCATTCTAGTTCTCCTTCCTCGCCTTGAATTCGCCCAGCGGGTAGTAGGGGATGAGTTCGGTCTCGATCCTTTCCATGGCCTTCAGGGGCGTCATCTTCCAGTTGGTCGGGCAGGGGGAGAGTACCTCGATCACGGAGTAGCCTTCGCCCTTGACCTGCGCATCCAGACCGTTCCAGATGTATTTCTTGAGCTTCTTCACATTCTTGGGCGTGGTGACCGCTCCGCGCGCCGCATAGGCAACGTCGAACTGGCTGGCAACGAGTTCCGGGAAACGCAGGGGCAGGCCCGTGGTTTCGCAGTCGCGACCAAGAGGCGAGGTCGTGGTCACCTGACCGGGCATGGTGGTCCAGCTCATCTGGCCGCCGGTCATGCCGTAGTTGGTGTTGTTTATGGTAATGACCGTGAAGTTCTCGTTGCGGTATGCCGCGTTGATGGACTCCGCGATGCCGATGCTGTATGCGTCGCCGTCGCCCTGATAGGCCACGATGGTGTTCTCGGGCTGCACGCGCTTCATGCCCGTGGCAACTGCGCCAGCGCGTCCGTGGGGGCAATGCAGCCGGTCCGTGACCAGACCGCCGCCCAGCAGGCTGGAGCAGCCCACGCCAAGGGCGAAGATGATGTTCTGATCCTGCCCCAGTTCCTCAAGGCATTCCGCAATGAGTCGGATCACGATGCCGTGTCCGCAGCCCGGGCAGAACGACATGGGGTTGTCGATGATGGCGGGCACTTTTCTCGCTTTGGCCATTAGTACCTCTCCTTGATCTCGCCATTGATGATCTTGCCCAGCCCTTCCTTGGTGAATCTGATGGACGGGATTCCGTACACGCAGGGCAGGCAGTATGCGGGCACGTTGCGGTCCTTGACGGTTTCCTTGGCGGCCAGAGCCACATCGTCGATGAGCTGGCCAGTGGCGTTGGCTTCCACGGAGATGAAACCCTTCACGTCTCTGTTGACCTTTTCGAACGCCTTGATCGGGAACGGCCATGTGGTGATGGGGCGGATGAAGCCGACCTTGTGGCCTTCCTCGCGAAGCTCCCTGACCGCGCCCTTGACCGAGCGGCCGGGCAGACCGTAGGCCACGAACACATAGTCCGCGTCTTCGAGTCCGTCGTCTTCCCAACGTTGCTCGTTGGCCTTGATGGTGTCGTGTTTTTTGTTCAGGTCCACTGCTTCGGTCATGGAGTTGCGGTCGAAGATGCCTATCTTCTTGTAGGAATACTTGCCGTCCATTCCCCAGGGCAGTTTTTCGGGTTCGATGAAGTCGGGCAGGTCGCACGGCTCCATCATCTGGCCCAGCGCGCCTTCGGTCATCATCACCGTGACGATGCGGTACTTCTCGGCCAGTTCGTAGGCCGTTGCCATGAGGTCCACGGCTTCCTGAATGCTGCCCGGGCTGAGCACGATGCAGCGATAGTCGCCGTTGCCGCCGCCACGCGTTTCGCGGTGGTAGTCGCACTGGGCGGAGTACAGGGTGCCCAGACCGTTGCCGTAGCGCACCACGTTGATGACCACGCAGGTAAGCTCCTCGTCCGAGATGCAGGAAATGCCTTCCTGCTTCAGGCTGATGCCCGGGCCCGAGGATGCGGTCAGCGCGCGCACGCCGCAGGAGGCTGCGCCCATGACCATGTTGATGCCCGCGAGTTCGCTTTCGGCCTGGATGAAGCTGGCACCCACCTCGGGCAGCCGCTTGGACAGGTATTCCATGATTTCCGTGGAAGGCGTGATCGGGTACCCGGCGTACAGCTTGACGCCCGCCCGCACAGCGGCTTCCGCGATGGCGATGTTGCCTTTCATCATGTCGCCCATGTTATTTCCCTCCCTGGCCGTTGTTCGAGATCTCGTACACGCCGTCCGGGCACATGGTGTAGCACATGCCGCACTTGATGCACTTTTCGTCATCGACCTGCACGGGAGTCATTCCCGCGCTGTTGAAGTGGTCCGCAAAGGAAATGGCTCCCTTGGGACAGTGCTCGATGCACAGTCCGCACTGTTTGCATCTTTCTTCCTTGACTATGATAACGTCCATAATAGCCTCTAACCTTTATGTTTTTCATTCCACGCAATAGCGGATGCTAGTTGCCTTGCTGCAAGCCTTCGCGGAGCTTCCTCTTATACCGGAATGTGAGCAGCGCACTGATCACGCCGAGGGAGCAGACCACGATGTTGTAGGTGAAGATCATGGTGTAGGCCGCGTTGCCGTAGGTATCGATCCAGTTGCCGAACAGGATGAACTGGAACAGGTCCGGGGAGTAGCCGATGGCACACACGATGCCGCCGGTGATGGCCGCGTACTTCACGGGGATTCCCACTTCCGAGGGCACGGCGAACATGGAGCCGCGGGCGCTGAACACGAACACCCCGAACACCAGCATCAGGGCGATGGCAATGGGGATGGCCGTGCCTTCGGGCAGGAACATGATGGTCAGCAGGGTTGCGGCTGCGCCGATCCAGGAAACCATGAGCACCTTGGTCACGGAGTTGAACTTGTCGCCCAGAAAACCGCCCACGGGACAGAGTACGAATCGGAGGCCGTACGTCCTGATGATGGCGAGTGCGCCGGAAAACACCACGGACACGCCGAGGACATTGGTAAAGTACGGGGTGAAGTAGGACAGGGAGCAGTACAGGGTGTAGGTGGCGAACACCGCAATGCCCGAAAACCAGGTGCCGGGGCACTTGAGCACGATGAAGAAGTCCTTGATCGTGATCTTGTCCTTGGCTTTCTTCTCTTCGGTCTTCTCTTCCGTCTTCTTGTCCGGGCCGTCGATCAGGAAGTACAGGATGGCCGTGCAAATTACGCCGCAGGCGGCAAAGAAGATCAGGACGGCCTTGAATCCGTAGATTTCATTGGCATACTTGGCGAAGACGCTCAGGGCGATGGCATTGACAATGGTGCTGCCGATGCCAGCGAAGGATTCCGCGAAACCGAACACCTTGCCCTGTCTGGATTCATCCACAAGAGAGCGAACGATCTTGATATGTGCGGGAAACAGCAGAAACAGGCCGGTTATGGCCAGACCTGCATACACCAGAAGCGAGAACTGGTAGTTCAGATTGTACGCCCAGATCAGGGAAAGCAGGGACGTGCCGAGCAGGCCGCCCAGATACAGGAGTTTGTGGTTGTACTTGTCCGAGAGAATGCCCCCGATGGGCGCGCCCGCAATGTTGCCGATGCCGAAGATGGCGACAAGCGTGCCGAGCTGCGCATTCGTGGCGCCCAGCGCGTGCAGGGTGGTGTCGTAGAACACGTACTGGACGAACGGCACCGCATAGGTGATGGCGTAGGCCATGCCTATGAAAAACAGGGCCACGAACGTCTTGACGCTGAATCCTCTTTCTTCCCGCATACAATTGCTCCTCCGGTTAAATGTGAGTACCGACTAGGACTGGGCCAGCAGGCAGGCGAGGGCGATGGAGTTGATCTTCACTTCCGCGGTGTCGGAACGCGAACCGAGCACCACGGGGTGGGTGGTTCCGAGCACCACGCCAGCCCATTTCGCTTTGCTGAGGGTCAACCAGGATTT
Above is a window of Pseudodesulfovibrio tunisiensis DNA encoding:
- a CDS encoding FAD-binding and (Fe-S)-binding domain-containing protein, whose translation is MCPIDTFVEDVKNTIPEQRVHTEEMLVKAFSVDGSPFEPIAKAVVDVTTTDELQALLRAARSHKVSLTFRGAGTGVSGQTIAEDVTVRLIGDQWKRIEILDNGDRVRAGCCAVGGDINEALKPYRRLLTSDPSSVNSAFIGGMASTNAAGLSCTIDKNIYHMMTDLHFTLADGATVDTADPSNVAAFRKSHAHMLDELAALRQRILDSEEMDAKVRRKFSIRNTAGYSLNAFTDYDDPVEILKHLIIGSEGTLAFIHDITLRTGVLKPLRATALVGFTSLENAIQGVLRLEEGCDMYAVEFLNCVSLGALMQLPEFPDSLQGLGDTGCALLLETRGEDEKKLQANVDSVLEALSKVDVAIPPEFVTDHDVCENLWNIRRALFPILAGTRNPDEFAYSEDYCVPIKNLPEACNAFVDITTKHGFPGTGVHGHALHGNIHFSIPLKLNDPESLRRLSDLLDEVGDKVLSLGGALKAEHGTGRAVAPFVRLEWGDDLYKVMQDLKKTIDPEGLLNPNVILNDDPRCHLTNLKYAGPVDPTIDTCVDCGFCEYVCPSREVGLSSRQRIYVLRAIAGLRRSGEDEKADKWQALFDAKGRDLCATDGLCSTRCPLALDIAGYMRTLRHEAASPSHHSIADKIGKHFKLVQNSASTMLHVASAAHRLMGHTLATKTAPLGRKLSGMTLPDLREVHLKGGAKLPAPNPDKRPNTVVYFPSCAVRTMGYADDGQHKDEPLVDVALRLLERAGFQVIIPDKTNGLCCGKAFETKGLFEEADAKSAELNEVLLRETDNGRIPVLCDTSPCLLRMRKTLDKRLELLEPVEFVLKHLADKLHFTRKNRAVAIHATCSMREMGLVEKFREVAEKCVTKVVIPEKIFCCGFSGDKGFTHPELNAAALRTLASQIRDCAEGYSTSRTCEIGLTLHGRKPYRNILYLVDECTEAK
- a CDS encoding 2-oxoacid:acceptor oxidoreductase family protein, coding for MREIVYAGFGGQGVLTSGLVMSQVAVFKGQNATWVPSYGSAMRGGTANCTVKYGKDTIYNPAQEEPDFLLAMNGPSFDAFHSIVKPGGIILANTDMVTGNLNVRDDVTVCGLACNTLAHEIGQPRGANIIAAAAIIKLAGDFSMEDGIQGMNDMFRKKGKQKFEAANMKAFECGYNAV
- a CDS encoding thiamine pyrophosphate-dependent enzyme, giving the protein MAKARKVPAIIDNPMSFCPGCGHGIVIRLIAECLEELGQDQNIIFALGVGCSSLLGGGLVTDRLHCPHGRAGAVATGMKRVQPENTIVAYQGDGDAYSIGIAESINAAYRNENFTVITINNTNYGMTGGQMSWTTMPGQVTTTSPLGRDCETTGLPLRFPELVASQFDVAYAARGAVTTPKNVKKLKKYIWNGLDAQVKGEGYSVIEVLSPCPTNWKMTPLKAMERIETELIPYYPLGEFKARKEN
- a CDS encoding 3-methyl-2-oxobutanoate dehydrogenase subunit beta; the protein is MGDMMKGNIAIAEAAVRAGVKLYAGYPITPSTEIMEYLSKRLPEVGASFIQAESELAGINMVMGAASCGVRALTASSGPGISLKQEGISCISDEELTCVVINVVRYGNGLGTLYSAQCDYHRETRGGGNGDYRCIVLSPGSIQEAVDLMATAYELAEKYRIVTVMMTEGALGQMMEPCDLPDFIEPEKLPWGMDGKYSYKKIGIFDRNSMTEAVDLNKKHDTIKANEQRWEDDGLEDADYVFVAYGLPGRSVKGAVRELREEGHKVGFIRPITTWPFPIKAFEKVNRDVKGFISVEANATGQLIDDVALAAKETVKDRNVPAYCLPCVYGIPSIRFTKEGLGKIINGEIKERY
- a CDS encoding 4Fe-4S binding protein, with product MDVIIVKEERCKQCGLCIEHCPKGAISFADHFNSAGMTPVQVDDEKCIKCGMCYTMCPDGVYEISNNGQGGK
- a CDS encoding MFS transporter, which translates into the protein MREERGFSVKTFVALFFIGMAYAITYAVPFVQYVFYDTTLHALGATNAQLGTLVAIFGIGNIAGAPIGGILSDKYNHKLLYLGGLLGTSLLSLIWAYNLNYQFSLLVYAGLAITGLFLLFPAHIKIVRSLVDESRQGKVFGFAESFAGIGSTIVNAIALSVFAKYANEIYGFKAVLIFFAACGVICTAILYFLIDGPDKKTEEKTEEKKAKDKITIKDFFIVLKCPGTWFSGIAVFATYTLYCSLSYFTPYFTNVLGVSVVFSGALAIIRTYGLRFVLCPVGGFLGDKFNSVTKVLMVSWIGAAATLLTIMFLPEGTAIPIAIALMLVFGVFVFSARGSMFAVPSEVGIPVKYAAITGGIVCAIGYSPDLFQFILFGNWIDTYGNAAYTMIFTYNIVVCSLGVISALLTFRYKRKLREGLQQGN